Below is a window of Solanum stenotomum isolate F172 chromosome 7, ASM1918654v1, whole genome shotgun sequence DNA.
CTTCAAAATTGAGCCATTTGACCACCAGTACCAGCAAACTACTTTTATCTGTTACATCTTACAGAAAAAAAACCCGGCAATTTTACTTTTCCTGGTACAATATCTATAAACGGACAGCCCGGTGCACTAAACTCCCACTATGCGCAGGGGAAGGGCCAGACCACAAGGGTCTATTAGTCAAAAACCTTCTTAGTTTCTTGGAATAATATGGACCAGAAgaagtaaacaaaaaaaataggacAGAACAAACCAGTTTTTTGAGGTGTTGTCAATTTTGCCTTTTTATCGGTGACGGGTGTTTTTGTAGCCGAATCTGCCTTCCTCTTTTTTGCAGGCTCAGCCTAAAATAGAGATGAAACCAcataacaacaataaatcataCAACAAAATACCCAGCAAAACAATAAATTATCCACCCCAGAAATATCACTACCTTCTTTGGCGTCTCCTCCTCACTGTCATCAGAGTCGTCTTCATCCTGAATATACAAAGTTAATTTATACAATAAATTCATCAAAGTATAACTCAAATTACACAAACTACATAAAAGCAACTGCATAGCATATCAGTTTTGCAATGCATCATTAAGTAGAGTATGATTCTGAGCTTAAAGAGATGAAAATTGTTCAGTCATTCAATATAATTCAAAACCACAAAAGCACTTTTAAGCAGCCCCAAATACTGTTAACACAACCTCCAGCCCAATCTAGCAGAGGCAGTAGCCTTATTAGCTGGAATCAGATGTGTATTTCTAAAAGATGTCAATAGGTCCAAGTTGAAAATGACTCAAAACTGCTGGTAGACACTGTCAATGGAAACAATATGATACCTTGGAGAACTATGAATGAAATAGAAGAATTGAAGAAGGCTAAGAACGAAGTAAAATTATTGAAGCTTTGTTTTTGGGTTAGAAAACCAAGCAGCCAACATCCCTTAGCCATGCCAAGTAGCCGCCATTTTCTTCCCCAAAAAATGCTTATGATCAATCTCAAAGTTCTACTTCCTTGGTTTCAATTGTCTAATTATGACTTAGCACAAAGTTTAGGAAAGTAAAGGAGACTtttcaatctagtggtcttaaactaaagatatgtataaTTGTACCTAAATGTCTTTCGATCTTGAGGTCTTAAAAATGTCAGGtggaaaattgaattaaaaggttgccaaaaaaggaaaaagaagtttttaaagaaccaaaaaggaaagtaagacaaacaaattgaaaccaATCGTTGATTTAACAAGTCTTGTTAAAGGCCTCATGAAAGTTGATAGATGGAGTCTACCAACCATGCGCAATTCAAAAGAGAATAACTCTGAATATCTTTCAGCCTCATCATGAAGAATGACCTCCTTCCACAAGTGCATAGTCATAGATTTATTTTTGGGAGGAACCCCACCTCTTGTATAGGATGGACCTCATACACATTACTTTGTCTAGTAGGTGTTCTTGCCAAAGCACATTTTTACCACATCTCCTTACGTATTAGTGAGTGATAAGCTTTCCTTCCACTACTTTTTTGTTAAAGAGAATAGATTACATAGTACAACTCTCTCAAAGTCCTTGCAATGGCATGCTGAAGATAAATATAATGtgcaattgattttttttaaaatgtcgTCGGGACACCACAATTTAGTAGGCCATTTTAGCATTTCAACTAAATAACCAAACTAACTTAAACAAGTGGTACCCATTTTTTGTCCTTGTATTGGATGCCCTAACTAATACTACAAAAAACCATGACAATAATTTAAACCCCGTGAACATATAAAAACAATTGTACCTCTCCCATGTCagaatcatcatcatcagagctctcatcttcatcatctttaGTAGGCTCCACAATCCTCACCTTCTGCTTTCCTGAAGCAGAATCCTTTCCAGCATTAGACTTCCCAGCCTCTTTAGGCTCAGGTTTACCTGAAGTCAGTTAACCATGTGGACAATAACATTAGCCAATTAAAATGTATAACGCATCTATTAAATTGACATAATATCGTGGTAAAAAGCATTTTCCATACCACTGTTTGCAAGAGTGAGGGGGATGTCCTCATCAGACTCTGAAAACACAAGAACACCAGACGGTCAATAACTAATAACAGAACAGTATGGATGtccaaacaaaagaaaatgtgcATTTACCATCATAATCATCTTCGTCATCCTCTTCCGTGAACCACAGAAGTTTGGTCAAGGAAACAAATACACAGAAAATTTTACATCGAACGAAAAATAAATgcataaaagaaataaaagttcacagacaaataaaaaaggatATTCCTCAAACGGGTTAGTTGCCTTGTATCCAAAAAAGTAGACACTGCCACTTTTCAAGTTGTGTGATAATTCAAAGTCTCTATCAAAAACCAGGTCAAATTGCTGTTGAGGCACCTTCTCTGAGTTGAGTGTCCCAAGAACAAGTTTCTTGCCATCAATATTCACTGACAAGCAGACACTTTCTGATTTATCCTTCTTCAACTCACCTAGAGATGCCTGCAGATAACAACATAGTAATGAGAATTAGATAATGAAAATTACGAATAACTAAGCTTGTCAAGTTGTAGCAAATTATAAAACCTGTGAAAGATGCAAAACCATCCCATCTCCAGGCTGTACAGTTAAGGGCTCTCCACTTTTCACCTCAGCACCTATgcacaaataaatattcaatTCAGAAAACTGAGAGTTCAGGAATTgcataaattaaatatgttcTAATAAAAGTCTACCAAAAACAGAACACAAATAAGAGgaaatttgaactttgaatGAAGGACACATAAACCCAAACAGATATTCCATGAAAAGAAACTTTATCCTTTGTATGGTAAACTTCACCCCCACCTCCTCAAAAGTCAAAAAAACCCTACCAAAAGACAAACAGTTTTTTTCCACTTTGCCCTTCTTGACTCAAAACCCCCAACCTCAGGCTATACCTCATCATTTCTTCCCAGAAAACAAACATAGCATGAAAGATACTAACTTGAGGCTTATagttaaaatataataacttttttttgaaaagggttaaaatataataacttttaagataatacaataaaatatttcCACTCTATCGAACGGGAAAAATATGGTGAGTAGCCTGCTAAAACAATCTAAAAACTCAACCATTTCTGCTGATAGGATCACACAAAACATTTTTATGATAACataataaatttgattgatGCTTGGgcaaaacacaaacaaaataaaatgtaaaaaaaat
It encodes the following:
- the LOC125870476 gene encoding histone deacetylase HDT1 → MEFWGAEVKSGEPLTVQPGDGMVLHLSQASLGELKKDKSESVCLSVNIDGKKLVLGTLNSEKVPQQQFDLVFDRDFELSHNLKSGSVYFFGYKATNPFEEEEDDEDDYDESDEDIPLTLANSGKPEPKEAGKSNAGKDSASGKQKVRIVEPTKDDEDESSDDDDSDMGEDEDDSDDSEEETPKKAEPAKKRKADSATKTPVTDKKAKLTTPQKTDGKKGGGHVATPHPSKQASKTPKSAGSHHCKPCNRSFGSEGALDSHSKAKHSAGK